In a single window of the Elaeis guineensis isolate ETL-2024a chromosome 8, EG11, whole genome shotgun sequence genome:
- the LOC140859640 gene encoding uncharacterized protein, which yields MELLEKSMIEIICKLEKIFSPTFFDSMEHLTIYLPYEAKVGGPVQYRWMYLFERCMHELKKKVRNKAKVEGSISEAYIVEEIFNFCLLYFEPHIQTRRTKVTRNDDGGHIDIQDRLSIFTYSGHPLERSWKWYLSDEEIRAAELYVLLNCIEVETYIE from the exons ATGGAATTGCTTGAGAAAAGTATGATAGAGATAATTTGTAAgttagagaaaatattttctccTACATTTTTTGATTCAATGGAGCACCTAACCATATATTTGCCGTATGAGGCAAAGGTAGGAGGGCCTGTGcaatatagatggatgtatctttTTGAGAG GTGCATGCATGAATTAAAGAAAAAAGTTCGCAACAAAGCTAAGGTCGAAGGTTCTATTAGCGAAGCGTATATAGttgaagaaatttttaatttttgcttacTTTATTTCGAACCTCATATTCAAACCCGACGAACTAAAGTCACTCGAAATGATGATGGTGGACATATTGATATTCAAGATCGCTTATCTATATTCACATATTCGGGTCATCCATTAGAGAGAAGTTGGAAATGGTATTTGTCAGATGAAGAGATACGAGCTGCTGAGTTATACGTTCTCCTAAATTGCATTGAGGTTGAAACTTATATTGAGTAA
- the LOC105049874 gene encoding chaperone protein dnaJ 8, chloroplastic encodes MAISMGKMGSIGASSSASWVGRASGGRRKGAERGVWCSAAAAGSLREQYRTLRIEPGASEKEVKKAFRQLALQYHPDVCKGSNCGIQFHQINEAYDIVISSLRQAEGEDEQWESQEWSDDGYTDEPMRGMCDENWDLWEEWMGWEGAGIRDYSSHINPYI; translated from the exons ATGGCGATTTCAATGGGGAAGATGGGATCGATCGGTGCTTCGTCGTCGGCGAGCTGGGTAGGGAGAGCTAGTGGGGGGAGGCGGAAGGGGGCGGAGAGGGGGGTGTGGtgctccgccgccgccgccgggaGCTTGAGGGAGCAGTACCGGACGCTGAGGATTGAGCCCGGCGCCTCCGAGAAGGAGGTCAAGAAGGCTTTCCGCCAACTCGCTTTACAG TACCATCCAGATGTGTGCAAAGGGAGCAATTGTGGTATTCAGTTCCATCAGATTAATGAAGCCTATGAT ATTGTGATAAGTAGTTTGAGGCAAGCCGAGGGGGAAGACGAGCAATGGGAATCACAGGAGTGGAGCGACGATGGCTACACGGACGAGCCAATGAGGGGAATGTGTGATGAAAACTGGGACTTGTGGGAGGAATGGATGGGGTGGGAGGGGGCCGGCATCAGGGACTACTCTTCCCACATAAACCCCTACATCTGA
- the LOC105049875 gene encoding uncharacterized protein isoform X2, which yields MVMKKGRKVAVEASPSACFLLGEEARAWFRHESLLQDYEELLKETEAKRKQLQKVNQKKLKLLAEVKFLRKRYKCLSKNPLQKTTYRLKKRSCKIPSSVLGHGEAPSPVIQNELHQKDRSYIVREVAVPSTSAVLDLNQASLPNGEEMEEFQGEPESMKVDKLNKGLTEGDLVANDLKLLICRDVGNGVKRGGKRKITWQDQVALKV from the exons ATGGTGATGAAGAAGGGAAGAAAGGTGGCTGTGGAGGCTTCTCCATCGGCCTGTTTTTTGCTCGGGGAGGAGGCTCGGGCGTGGTTCAGGCACGAGAGCCTCTTGCAGGACTATGAGGAATTGCTAAAG GAAACTGAAGCAAAGAGGAAGCAATTGCAAAAGGTTAATCAAAAGAAGCTTAAGCTCCTTGCTGAAGTCAA ATTCTTGCGGAAAAGGTACAAGTGCTTATCGAAGAATCCATTGCAGAAAACCACATATAGACTGAAAAAGCGGTCATGCAAAATCCCATCCTCAGTGCTTGGCCATGGTGAAGCACCAAGTCCGGTGATTCAAAATGAACTCCATCAAAAAGATAGAAGTTACATTGTAAGAGAAGTTGCAGTCCCGAGCACTTCTGCAGTGTTAGACTTGAACCAGGCTTCCTTACCG AATGGTGAGGAAATGGAGGAGTTTCAAGGGGAACCGGAGTCCATGAAGGTTGATAAGTTGAACAAAGGTTTAACGGAGGGTGACCTTGTTGCAAATGATCTGAAGCTGTTGATCTGTCGAGATGTTGGGAATGGAGTGAAGCGTGGTGGAAAGAGGAAAATTACATGGCAAGACCAGGTAGCTTTGAAGGTGTAG
- the LOC105049875 gene encoding uncharacterized protein isoform X1: MVMKKGRKVAVEASPSACFLLGEEARAWFRHESLLQDYEELLKETEAKRKQLQKVNQKKLKLLAEVKFLRKRYKCLSKNPLQKTTYRLKKRSCKIPSSVLGHGEAPSPVIQNELHQKDRSYIVREVAVPSTSAVLDLNQASLPLQNGEEMEEFQGEPESMKVDKLNKGLTEGDLVANDLKLLICRDVGNGVKRGGKRKITWQDQVALKV; this comes from the exons ATGGTGATGAAGAAGGGAAGAAAGGTGGCTGTGGAGGCTTCTCCATCGGCCTGTTTTTTGCTCGGGGAGGAGGCTCGGGCGTGGTTCAGGCACGAGAGCCTCTTGCAGGACTATGAGGAATTGCTAAAG GAAACTGAAGCAAAGAGGAAGCAATTGCAAAAGGTTAATCAAAAGAAGCTTAAGCTCCTTGCTGAAGTCAA ATTCTTGCGGAAAAGGTACAAGTGCTTATCGAAGAATCCATTGCAGAAAACCACATATAGACTGAAAAAGCGGTCATGCAAAATCCCATCCTCAGTGCTTGGCCATGGTGAAGCACCAAGTCCGGTGATTCAAAATGAACTCCATCAAAAAGATAGAAGTTACATTGTAAGAGAAGTTGCAGTCCCGAGCACTTCTGCAGTGTTAGACTTGAACCAGGCTTCCTTACCG TTGCAGAATGGTGAGGAAATGGAGGAGTTTCAAGGGGAACCGGAGTCCATGAAGGTTGATAAGTTGAACAAAGGTTTAACGGAGGGTGACCTTGTTGCAAATGATCTGAAGCTGTTGATCTGTCGAGATGTTGGGAATGGAGTGAAGCGTGGTGGAAAGAGGAAAATTACATGGCAAGACCAGGTAGCTTTGAAGGTGTAG